A stretch of the Veillonella parvula DSM 2008 genome encodes the following:
- a CDS encoding TonB-dependent receptor plug domain-containing protein, with translation MTSRRILSAAIAATLALGTYQAYAYDENFKGYEVHNVSVKADAAKDEYGNTITEQSYYRTGGDVKVITREEIEKRHYRDVTEAIKRVPGVTFQNPGYRGGEYGYQFYNNGVSINGDSRVVVLVDGRRIDNITSGRLGDSSERGSKSTGVNIDEVTNMDAIDKIEVIKGPGASQYGSDATGGVINIITRRGKGNFSGSVDLTTGSWNKHSYNLTVQGAAGKNASTGYFVTATRTMSQDTKYKDGDTGEVATLTGSKWREEGFNARIDHEFNKKQSLQFSMNFKKGRDGYPISTPSRKYWNADDWRRIIFNAEVGQYDANYKLKTDPKYVNPDRNPQGYAPKLYGDSRNPGYHNLFALDGNYGSYSKFKNLDTDLKFTFDRQGQMESFARLYRLDHRYEGRDTYTWSKLGSEAARAAYAAAFPNGATVEQFNAWVDSNLAPFPDRRDALRQWISDTGGMAGSPNRWYKENKTGVELQWTRQLDKHDIIANIDYSRSNLNSRSIKRNGDVVSSDIRRNTLYAYLQDKIYIGNNVELTPALRYVHYSSIQGNGSGDSQGKGSVSALTPSLHGQVKFNKKTSMYAGWTRILRPLKTGDYSATDGVFNTPLDDERGDAFTWGLLHTFGKGNNTTVAVHYDYTRMRNAIATLPILNSRTGEFEKTAVNAKENKQSFNITVDHRLNEHVTMSASYSHMKDKWLSKGGWILDPNWGYSNSDDINVAINSLRPQNHYALNISYDNKRLYSGLLINWYTGNSDYAFTHRRFLIVDWNLNYDVTKDLTAYIVVNNVLNRAYETSYSAYNGRGSAAMPARSFMIGAKYKF, from the coding sequence ATGACGAGTCGTCGTATTTTATCTGCTGCTATTGCAGCAACGTTAGCGTTAGGTACGTATCAAGCATATGCGTATGATGAGAATTTCAAGGGTTATGAGGTTCATAATGTTTCGGTAAAAGCCGATGCGGCTAAGGATGAGTATGGTAATACCATTACTGAGCAATCTTATTACCGTACTGGTGGTGATGTAAAGGTTATCACTCGTGAAGAGATTGAAAAACGTCATTATCGCGATGTAACTGAAGCGATTAAACGCGTTCCAGGTGTTACATTCCAAAATCCTGGTTACCGTGGTGGTGAGTATGGCTATCAATTCTACAATAATGGTGTATCCATCAATGGTGACTCCCGCGTTGTAGTTTTGGTGGATGGTCGTCGTATAGACAATATTACATCTGGTCGTTTAGGTGATAGCTCTGAAAGAGGCTCTAAATCTACAGGTGTTAATATCGATGAAGTAACCAATATGGATGCTATTGATAAAATCGAAGTTATCAAAGGCCCTGGTGCTTCTCAATATGGTTCTGATGCTACAGGTGGTGTAATCAATATCATTACACGCCGTGGTAAAGGCAACTTCAGCGGATCCGTTGATTTGACTACAGGCAGCTGGAATAAGCATAGCTATAATTTGACTGTACAAGGTGCGGCAGGCAAAAATGCTTCCACTGGTTATTTTGTAACAGCTACACGTACTATGTCTCAAGATACGAAGTATAAAGATGGCGATACGGGTGAAGTAGCAACTCTTACAGGTTCTAAATGGCGCGAAGAAGGTTTTAATGCGCGTATTGACCATGAGTTCAATAAGAAACAAAGCTTACAGTTCTCTATGAACTTTAAAAAAGGGCGCGATGGATATCCGATTTCTACGCCTAGTCGTAAATACTGGAATGCAGATGATTGGCGTCGCATTATTTTCAATGCTGAAGTTGGCCAATATGATGCTAATTACAAGTTGAAAACAGATCCTAAATATGTAAATCCAGATAGAAATCCACAAGGTTATGCACCTAAGTTGTATGGTGACTCCAGAAACCCTGGCTACCACAATTTATTCGCTTTAGATGGTAACTACGGCTCTTATAGTAAGTTTAAAAACTTGGACACAGATTTGAAGTTTACTTTCGATCGCCAAGGCCAAATGGAAAGCTTTGCTAGATTGTATCGTTTAGATCATCGATATGAAGGTCGCGATACATATACATGGTCTAAGCTTGGTAGTGAGGCTGCACGTGCTGCCTATGCGGCGGCATTCCCTAATGGTGCTACTGTTGAGCAATTTAATGCATGGGTTGATTCCAATTTGGCACCATTCCCTGATCGTCGTGATGCATTGCGTCAATGGATTTCTGACACAGGTGGTATGGCAGGTAGCCCAAATAGATGGTATAAAGAAAACAAAACAGGCGTAGAGCTTCAATGGACTCGCCAACTTGATAAGCATGATATTATTGCTAATATCGACTATAGTCGCTCTAATTTGAACTCCCGTTCTATTAAACGTAATGGTGATGTAGTGTCTTCTGATATTCGTCGCAATACTTTATATGCTTATTTGCAAGATAAAATCTACATTGGTAACAATGTGGAATTAACACCAGCGTTGCGCTATGTACACTATAGCAGCATTCAAGGTAATGGCAGCGGTGACTCCCAAGGTAAAGGTAGTGTAAGCGCCTTGACTCCTAGCTTGCATGGTCAAGTTAAATTTAATAAAAAGACTAGCATGTACGCTGGGTGGACTCGTATCTTAAGACCGCTTAAAACAGGCGACTATAGTGCGACTGATGGCGTATTTAATACACCGTTAGATGACGAAAGAGGCGATGCTTTCACATGGGGCCTATTACATACGTTCGGTAAAGGTAATAATACTACTGTAGCAGTTCATTATGATTACACGCGTATGAGAAATGCCATCGCTACATTGCCAATTTTGAATAGCAGAACAGGCGAGTTTGAAAAAACAGCAGTTAATGCAAAAGAAAACAAACAATCTTTCAATATTACAGTAGACCACAGATTAAATGAACATGTAACAATGAGTGCGTCTTACTCTCATATGAAAGATAAATGGTTATCTAAAGGTGGTTGGATTCTTGATCCAAACTGGGGTTATAGCAATAGCGATGATATCAATGTGGCTATTAATAGCTTGCGTCCGCAAAACCACTATGCATTGAACATTTCCTATGATAACAAGCGTCTATATTCTGGCTTGTTGATTAATTGGTACACTGGTAACAGTGACTATGCATTCACTCATAGACGTTTCCTCATCGTGGACTGGAACCTCAACTATGATGTAACAAAAGATTTAACGGCGTACATCGTGGTAAATAACGTTCTTAACCGCGCTTATGAAACAAGCTATAGCGCTTACAATGGTCGCGGTAGTGCGGCTATGCCAGCACGTTCCTTCATGATTGGGGCGAAATATAAATTCTAA
- a CDS encoding ABC transporter substrate-binding protein — MIRFSVLILCLLICVGCGPQQVTVEDHQSTPVHIKLQPPVTIESFVRRGEPFESTYTAVPERVVAMWQNSIETIIALGEGDRIVAGMGIPDRKYVRPEYREAYDKIPYKDLKYANLESVLMMKPDLLVGWKSTFTNKMLQTPTFWQARLANVYIAESSLGAQSALTMDMEYKYIRDLGRIFNRNMEAERLIQEMQQSVAYTVAQTAHEKPPKALFIEVQGKHFRLYGHKTLAGNIGASLHADVIDTETPSISMEDVVEQNPDVIFLIVSDGEYSQADVIMNYVLTQSGLQGVNALRNKRVHFLPLLAVYSPGIRLLDGIDIVSHGLYPNLYPEGVPDLIH; from the coding sequence ATGATTAGATTCAGCGTATTAATACTATGTCTATTAATATGTGTAGGTTGTGGTCCTCAGCAGGTAACTGTTGAGGACCATCAGTCTACACCAGTACATATCAAATTGCAGCCACCAGTGACAATTGAATCCTTTGTACGTCGAGGTGAACCTTTTGAAAGTACCTATACGGCGGTGCCCGAGCGTGTGGTGGCGATGTGGCAAAACTCCATAGAAACTATCATTGCTCTTGGTGAAGGGGATCGTATCGTAGCGGGCATGGGGATTCCAGATCGCAAATACGTGCGACCAGAATACCGTGAGGCATACGATAAAATTCCATACAAGGATCTGAAATACGCCAATTTGGAAAGCGTATTAATGATGAAGCCTGATTTGTTGGTAGGTTGGAAGTCTACTTTCACAAATAAAATGTTACAAACACCTACATTTTGGCAGGCGAGACTAGCGAATGTATATATTGCAGAGTCCTCATTGGGGGCTCAATCGGCGCTCACCATGGATATGGAGTATAAATATATTCGAGATTTGGGGCGTATTTTTAATCGAAACATGGAAGCAGAGCGTCTCATTCAAGAGATGCAACAATCTGTGGCGTACACGGTAGCCCAAACGGCTCATGAGAAGCCACCAAAGGCATTGTTTATTGAGGTGCAAGGCAAGCATTTTCGATTGTATGGACATAAGACATTAGCTGGTAATATAGGGGCTTCCTTGCACGCCGATGTGATCGACACGGAAACGCCGTCCATTAGCATGGAGGACGTGGTGGAGCAGAATCCGGATGTAATTTTCTTGATCGTGTCTGACGGCGAATATAGTCAAGCGGATGTGATTATGAACTATGTATTAACGCAGTCAGGTTTACAAGGTGTTAATGCATTGCGCAATAAACGCGTTCATTTCTTGCCATTGCTTGCTGTATATAGTCCTGGTATTCGCTTATTAGATGGTATCGACATCGTATCGCATGGGTTGTATCCTAATCTATATCCAGAAGGGGTACCAGATTTAATTCATTAA